In the Scyliorhinus torazame isolate Kashiwa2021f chromosome 4, sScyTor2.1, whole genome shotgun sequence genome, one interval contains:
- the LOC140411460 gene encoding uncharacterized protein: MQIAIYLHLEFCLEIGSDACLVPVDDPKATSATEEINTVTSSITVQEYFANRMVQLKKIKTGHEIDRSSAVQELKGDDLNSFEEVKMKSKKKKKRCRGDADGICNFNQLSLPTKQVEGEGDVELNSGLIEDSPVKANYQTKRNSRESREKYSVSPNQNICPLGEVESEEVQVEQYPAVNESSEKQNEQDWEENKKKRKKTKKKVTAMGEDEVSQSCHSTERRRKQKEKK, translated from the exons ATGCAGATCGCAATCTACCTACACTTAGAATTTTGTTTGGAGATTGGG AGCGATGCCTGTTTAGTGCCTGTTGATGACCCAAAGGCCACCAGTGCCACAGAGGAAATAAACACTGTGACTAGTTCTATTACGGTGCAGGAGTACTTTGCCAACAGGATGGTTCAACTGAAAAAAATAAAAACAGGGCATGAGATCGATCGAAGCAGTGCTGTTCAGGAACTCAAAGGAGATGATTTGAATTCATTCGAAGAAGTAAAAATGAAATCCAAAAAGAAGAAGAAACGCTGCAGAGGAGATGCTGATGGGATTTGTAACTTCAACCAACTGTCTCTACCCACAAAGCAAGTCGAGGGTGAAGGTGATGTAGAACTAAATAGTGGTCTGATAGAAGACAGCCCAGTTAAAGCAAATTACCAGACTAAAAGGAACTCCCGAGAAAGCAGAGAGAAATATTCGGTGTCACCCAACCAGAATATTTGTCCTTTAGGAGAAGTTGAATCGGAAGAGGTTCAGGTTGAACAGTACCCCGCAGTAAATGAGTCATCGGAGAAGCAAAATGAGCAGGATTGGGAAGAGAATAAGAAGAAACGAAAGAAGACTAAGAAGAAAGTAACAGCAATGGGTGAAGATGAGGTTTCTCAATCCTGTCATTCAACAGAAAGGAGGAGGAAACAGAAAGAAAAGAAATAG
- the LOC140411693 gene encoding zona pellucida sperm-binding protein 3-like — protein MVQCAEHKLLVRVQLDLFGTRHLIKAADLTLGAAGCRPTKIYSQNHTVLFDYGLHECGSKLQMSEDFLIYTTHLTHSPEYHGSVIVRTNGAVVPIECRYFRKGNVSSNPIRPTWIPFSSTRSGEGHLSFSLHLMNGDWLTERTSTVYYLGDLIHIEAAVSMSNHMPLKLYIDRCVATLSPDKDSTLRYSIIDYNGCLLDSKAEDSFSTFVLPSGEQEMDKLRFDLDAFRFFGDDRSLIFITCHLKVTPVDRRDSRNKACTFQKMQNIWTPLEESSIDICACCRMGNCATRELRFGSRGRRDLVAEAESEVGLKWEAEASLGPLIILDTDVTNLATDSLNEGRMQERSPGGVGSEVVLIVTLTVTAVSLISASLITLFLYRKRNQTLFTQ, from the exons atggtgcagtgtgcaGAGCACAAGCTGCTGGTCAGGGTCCAGCTGGATTTATTTGGAACCAGGCACCTGATTAAAGCTGCTGACCTGACCCTGGGGGCAGCAGGCTGTCGGCCAACCAAGATCTACTCTCAGAACCACACTGTCCTCTTTGACTATGGGCTCCATGAGTGTGGCAGCAAATTGCAG ATGTCTGAAGATTTCCTGATCTACACCACCCACCTGACCCACAGCCCAGAGTATCATGGATCTGTCATTGTGAGAACGAATGGAGCTGTCGTTCCCATTGAGTGTCGTTACTTTAG GAAGGGCAATGTGAGCAGTAACCCCATCAGGCCCACCTGGATCCCATTCAGCTCCACCAGGTCTGGAGAAGGACATCTTTCATTCTCCCTGCACCTAATGAATG GTGACTGGCTTACAGAGCGCACTTCCACTGTCTACTACCTGGGTGACCTCATTCACATTGAGGCTGCTGTTTCAATGAGCAACCACATGCCCCTGAAGCTCTACATTGACCGCTGTGTAGCTACTTTGAGCCCAGACAAGGACTCCACCCTGAGATACAGCATTATTGACTATAATGG TTGCCTCCTGGACAGCAAAGCTGAGGACTCTTTTTCAACCTTTGTGTTGCCAAGTGGTGAGCAGGAGATGGACAAGCTCCGGTTTGACCTGGATGCATTCCGTTTCTTTGGAGATGACCGTTCCTTG ATTTTCATCACCTGTCACCTGAAAGTAACTCCAGTGGATCGGAGAGATTCCAGGAACAAAGCTTGTACTTTCCAGAAGATGCAGAATAT CTGGACCCCATTGGAGGAATCGAGCATTGACATTTGTGCCTGTTGCCGTATGGGTAACTGTGCCACAAGGGAGCTGCGATTTGGATCCAGAGGAAGGAGAGATCTTGTAGCTGAAGCTG AGAGTGAAGTTGGATTGAAGTGGGAGGCTGAGGCCTCACTTGGACCCCTGATCATTCTGGATACTGATGTGACCAACCTGGCAACAGACTCCCTGAATGAGGGAAGGATGCAGGAGAGGTCTCCAGGTG GTGTGGGGTCTGAGGTGGTCCTGATCGTGACCCTGACTGTGACGGCTGTCTCTCTGATTTCTGCTTCGTTGATCACCTTGTTCCTGTACAGGAAACGCAATCAAACTCTGTTCACCCAGTGA